A genomic window from Gossypium hirsutum isolate 1008001.06 chromosome D12, Gossypium_hirsutum_v2.1, whole genome shotgun sequence includes:
- the LOC107946610 gene encoding auxin response factor 2A isoform X2, whose product MKGNCVNVRGGESCSSGYSKSMDARKTMEGQNGHSTHQAAIRDPETALYTELWHACAGPLVTVPREGESVFYFPQGHIEQVEASTNQVPDQHMPVYNLPSKILCRVINVQLKAEPDTDEVFAQVTLLPEPTQDENTVDKESPFPQPPRFHVHSFCKILTASDTSTHGGFSVLRRHADECLPPLDMSRQPPTQELVAKDLHGNEWRFRHIFRGQPRRHLLQSGWSVFVSSKRLVAGDAFIFLRGENGELRVGVRRAMRQEGNVPSSVISSHSMHLGVLATAWHAFTTKTIFTVYYKPRTSPAEFIVPFGQYMESLKNNYSIGMRFKMRFEGEEAPEQRFTGTVVGIEDADPKRWQDSKWRCLKVRWDETSSIPRPERVSPWKIEPPLAPPALNPLPMPRTKRPRSHAVPSSPDSSVLTREGSSKVTIDPSSASGLSRVLQGQEFSTLRSNFAESIESDIAEKSVMWPPSVDDNNNDVVSASRRFASENWMSSGRHERPCTDLLTGFGSNAESLHGYCSSLVDQTLVAGNSTRKQSLHQEGKLGSWSLMPSGQSLKLADTNAKSPLQGSDVPYQMRGNGRCSGFDDYPILQGHRIEHSHGNWLMPPPTSSHHESNPVQSRDLMPKTSFVQGHENGKYREGNCKLFGIPLIRNSVASEPTVSHMQAASRQVLEFESAQNSEKLKALQLAEVEDLSNYNEQEKQPHTREIQSKPSSASTRSCTKVHKQGIALGRSVDLTKFNDYDELIAELDGLFEFKGELMAPKKNWLVVYTDDEGDMMLVGDDPWLEFCAMVRKIGIYTREEVQKMKPGSLSSKGEDNSVSTGGVDGKEMMCPSASSAENC is encoded by the exons ATGAAAGGAAATTGTGTTAACGTAAGAGGAGGAGAAAGCTGTTCTTCTGGTTACAGTAAGTCAATGGATGCTAGGAAGACCAtggaagggcaaaatggtcattccACTCATCAAGCTGCCATCAGAG ACCCTGAAACAGCGCTGTATACGGAGCTATGGCATGCATGTGCGGGACCGCTGGTGACCGTCCCTCGCGAAGGAGAGAGCGTGTTCTACTTTCCTCAAGGTCACATAGAACAG GTTGAGGCGTCTACTAATCAGGTTCCAGACCAGCATATGCCAGTGTATAATCTTCCATCCAAGATCCTTTGTCGGGTGATTAACGTTCAACTAAAG GCTGAACCAGATACCGATGAGGTTTTTGCACAAGTGACTCTACTTCCTGAACCTACT CAAGATGAGAATACCGTGGACAAGGAGTCTCCCTTTCCTCAACCACCAAGGTTCCATGTTCATTCCTTTTGCAAGATCTTGACTGCCTCAGATACAAGCACCCATGGTGGGTTTTCCGTTCTCAGGCGGCATGCGGATGAATGTCTTCCACCATTG GACATGTCACGGCAACCTCCAACCCAGGAGTTGGTTGCTAAGGATTTGCATGGAAATGAGTGGCGATTCCGACATATCTTCAGAG GTCAACCACGAAGGCACTTGCTTCAAAGCGGCTGGAGTGTATTTGTTAGCTCCAAGAGGCTTGTTGCAGGGGATGCgtttatttttttaag AGGTGAGAATGGAGAATTGCGTGTTGGTGTACGACGTGCAATGAGGCAGGAGGGCAATGTTCCTTCATCAGTAATATCAAGTCACAGCATGCATCTTGGTGTGCTTGCAACAGCATGGCATGCCTTCACAACAAAAACCATTTTCACGGTGTATTACAAACCTAG GACAAGTCCGGCTGAGTTTATTGTTCCATTTGGTCAGTACATGGAGTCATTAAAGAATAATTACTCAATAGGTATGAGGTTTAAAATGAGGTTTGAAGGGGAAGAAGCTCCTGAACAGAG GTTTACTGGAACAGTAGTCGGGATTGAGGATGCTGATCCCAAAAGGTGGCAGGATTCCAAGTGGAGATGTCTCAAA GTGCGATGGGATGAGACGTCTTCCATACCTCGTCCGGAGAGAGTTTCTCCTTGGAAAATTGAACCTCCTTTAGCTCCTCCTGCCTTAAATCCCCTACCAATGCCCAGGACCAAAAGGCCTCGATCCCATGCAGTACCTTCATCCCCTGATTCCTCTGTGCTGACTAGGGAAG GTTCATCCAAAGTTACTATAGACCCTTCGTCAGCTAGTGGGTTGTCAAGGGTTTTGCAAGGCCAAGAATTCTCGACCTTGAGAAGCAACTTTGCTGAGAGTATTGAGTCGGACATTGCTGAAAAGTCAGTGATGTGGCCTCCTTCTGTAGATGATAACAACAATGATGTGGTTTCTGCTTCAAGAAGATTTGCATCAGAGAATTGGATGTCCTCTGGGAGGCATGAGCGACCATGCACAGATCTGCTCACGGGGTTTGGGTCAAATGCTGAGTCCTTGCATGGATACTGTTCATCCTTGGTTGATCAAACTTTAGTGGCTGGTAATTCAACGAGAAAACAATCACTACATCAAGAAGGAAAGCTTGGCTCTTGGTCCCTCATGCCCTCTGGTCAGTCACTTAAGTTGGCAGACACCAATGCAAAGTCTCCACTGCAAGGTTCTGATGTGCCTTATCAAATGCGAGGAAATGGTAGATGTAGTGGTTTTGATGACTATCCTATACTTCAAGGTCATAGGATTGAACACTCGCATGGAAACTGGTTGATGCCTCCCCCCACTTCATCTCATCATGAAAGCAATCCAGTCCAATCAAGAGATTTAATGCCCAAAACATCATTTGTACAAGGGCATGAGAATGGAAAATATAGAGAAGGAAATTGTAAACTCTTTGGTATTCCTCTCATTAGGAATTCTGTTGCATCAGAGCCGACAGTCTCTCATATGCAAGCTGCATCCCGCCAAGTTCTTGAATTTGAGTCTGCTCAAAATTCTGAAAAGTTGAAGGCCTTGCAATTGGCAGAGGTGGAGGACCTGTCTAATTATAACGAGCAGGAGAAACAGCCTCATACACGAGAGATTCAAAGCAAACCTTCAAGTGCCTCAACTAGGAGTTGTACCAAG GTTCACAAGCAGGGGATTGCTCTTGGTAGGTCGGTGGACCTTACTAAGTTCAATGACTATGATGAACTGATTGCTGAGTTGGATGGATTATTTGAATTTAAAGGCGAGTTAATGGCCCCTAAGAAGAATTGGCTCGTTGTTTATACTGATGATGAGGGTGATATGATGCTTGTTGGAGATGATCCCTGGCT GGAATTTTGTGCCATGGTTCGCAAGATTGGTATCTACACTAGGGAGGAGGTCCAGAAAATGAAGCCAGGATCATTGAGTTCAAAGGGTGAGGACAATTCAGTTTCCACAGGAGGCGTAGATGGAAAGGAAATGATGTGTCCATCAGCATCTAGTGCAGAGAATTGTTAG
- the LOC107946610 gene encoding auxin response factor 2A isoform X1: MKGNCVNVRGGESCSSGYSKSMDARKTMEGQNGHSTHQAAIRDPETALYTELWHACAGPLVTVPREGESVFYFPQGHIEQVEASTNQVPDQHMPVYNLPSKILCRVINVQLKAEPDTDEVFAQVTLLPEPTQQDENTVDKESPFPQPPRFHVHSFCKILTASDTSTHGGFSVLRRHADECLPPLDMSRQPPTQELVAKDLHGNEWRFRHIFRGQPRRHLLQSGWSVFVSSKRLVAGDAFIFLRGENGELRVGVRRAMRQEGNVPSSVISSHSMHLGVLATAWHAFTTKTIFTVYYKPRTSPAEFIVPFGQYMESLKNNYSIGMRFKMRFEGEEAPEQRFTGTVVGIEDADPKRWQDSKWRCLKVRWDETSSIPRPERVSPWKIEPPLAPPALNPLPMPRTKRPRSHAVPSSPDSSVLTREGSSKVTIDPSSASGLSRVLQGQEFSTLRSNFAESIESDIAEKSVMWPPSVDDNNNDVVSASRRFASENWMSSGRHERPCTDLLTGFGSNAESLHGYCSSLVDQTLVAGNSTRKQSLHQEGKLGSWSLMPSGQSLKLADTNAKSPLQGSDVPYQMRGNGRCSGFDDYPILQGHRIEHSHGNWLMPPPTSSHHESNPVQSRDLMPKTSFVQGHENGKYREGNCKLFGIPLIRNSVASEPTVSHMQAASRQVLEFESAQNSEKLKALQLAEVEDLSNYNEQEKQPHTREIQSKPSSASTRSCTKVHKQGIALGRSVDLTKFNDYDELIAELDGLFEFKGELMAPKKNWLVVYTDDEGDMMLVGDDPWLEFCAMVRKIGIYTREEVQKMKPGSLSSKGEDNSVSTGGVDGKEMMCPSASSAENC; this comes from the exons ATGAAAGGAAATTGTGTTAACGTAAGAGGAGGAGAAAGCTGTTCTTCTGGTTACAGTAAGTCAATGGATGCTAGGAAGACCAtggaagggcaaaatggtcattccACTCATCAAGCTGCCATCAGAG ACCCTGAAACAGCGCTGTATACGGAGCTATGGCATGCATGTGCGGGACCGCTGGTGACCGTCCCTCGCGAAGGAGAGAGCGTGTTCTACTTTCCTCAAGGTCACATAGAACAG GTTGAGGCGTCTACTAATCAGGTTCCAGACCAGCATATGCCAGTGTATAATCTTCCATCCAAGATCCTTTGTCGGGTGATTAACGTTCAACTAAAG GCTGAACCAGATACCGATGAGGTTTTTGCACAAGTGACTCTACTTCCTGAACCTACT CAGCAAGATGAGAATACCGTGGACAAGGAGTCTCCCTTTCCTCAACCACCAAGGTTCCATGTTCATTCCTTTTGCAAGATCTTGACTGCCTCAGATACAAGCACCCATGGTGGGTTTTCCGTTCTCAGGCGGCATGCGGATGAATGTCTTCCACCATTG GACATGTCACGGCAACCTCCAACCCAGGAGTTGGTTGCTAAGGATTTGCATGGAAATGAGTGGCGATTCCGACATATCTTCAGAG GTCAACCACGAAGGCACTTGCTTCAAAGCGGCTGGAGTGTATTTGTTAGCTCCAAGAGGCTTGTTGCAGGGGATGCgtttatttttttaag AGGTGAGAATGGAGAATTGCGTGTTGGTGTACGACGTGCAATGAGGCAGGAGGGCAATGTTCCTTCATCAGTAATATCAAGTCACAGCATGCATCTTGGTGTGCTTGCAACAGCATGGCATGCCTTCACAACAAAAACCATTTTCACGGTGTATTACAAACCTAG GACAAGTCCGGCTGAGTTTATTGTTCCATTTGGTCAGTACATGGAGTCATTAAAGAATAATTACTCAATAGGTATGAGGTTTAAAATGAGGTTTGAAGGGGAAGAAGCTCCTGAACAGAG GTTTACTGGAACAGTAGTCGGGATTGAGGATGCTGATCCCAAAAGGTGGCAGGATTCCAAGTGGAGATGTCTCAAA GTGCGATGGGATGAGACGTCTTCCATACCTCGTCCGGAGAGAGTTTCTCCTTGGAAAATTGAACCTCCTTTAGCTCCTCCTGCCTTAAATCCCCTACCAATGCCCAGGACCAAAAGGCCTCGATCCCATGCAGTACCTTCATCCCCTGATTCCTCTGTGCTGACTAGGGAAG GTTCATCCAAAGTTACTATAGACCCTTCGTCAGCTAGTGGGTTGTCAAGGGTTTTGCAAGGCCAAGAATTCTCGACCTTGAGAAGCAACTTTGCTGAGAGTATTGAGTCGGACATTGCTGAAAAGTCAGTGATGTGGCCTCCTTCTGTAGATGATAACAACAATGATGTGGTTTCTGCTTCAAGAAGATTTGCATCAGAGAATTGGATGTCCTCTGGGAGGCATGAGCGACCATGCACAGATCTGCTCACGGGGTTTGGGTCAAATGCTGAGTCCTTGCATGGATACTGTTCATCCTTGGTTGATCAAACTTTAGTGGCTGGTAATTCAACGAGAAAACAATCACTACATCAAGAAGGAAAGCTTGGCTCTTGGTCCCTCATGCCCTCTGGTCAGTCACTTAAGTTGGCAGACACCAATGCAAAGTCTCCACTGCAAGGTTCTGATGTGCCTTATCAAATGCGAGGAAATGGTAGATGTAGTGGTTTTGATGACTATCCTATACTTCAAGGTCATAGGATTGAACACTCGCATGGAAACTGGTTGATGCCTCCCCCCACTTCATCTCATCATGAAAGCAATCCAGTCCAATCAAGAGATTTAATGCCCAAAACATCATTTGTACAAGGGCATGAGAATGGAAAATATAGAGAAGGAAATTGTAAACTCTTTGGTATTCCTCTCATTAGGAATTCTGTTGCATCAGAGCCGACAGTCTCTCATATGCAAGCTGCATCCCGCCAAGTTCTTGAATTTGAGTCTGCTCAAAATTCTGAAAAGTTGAAGGCCTTGCAATTGGCAGAGGTGGAGGACCTGTCTAATTATAACGAGCAGGAGAAACAGCCTCATACACGAGAGATTCAAAGCAAACCTTCAAGTGCCTCAACTAGGAGTTGTACCAAG GTTCACAAGCAGGGGATTGCTCTTGGTAGGTCGGTGGACCTTACTAAGTTCAATGACTATGATGAACTGATTGCTGAGTTGGATGGATTATTTGAATTTAAAGGCGAGTTAATGGCCCCTAAGAAGAATTGGCTCGTTGTTTATACTGATGATGAGGGTGATATGATGCTTGTTGGAGATGATCCCTGGCT GGAATTTTGTGCCATGGTTCGCAAGATTGGTATCTACACTAGGGAGGAGGTCCAGAAAATGAAGCCAGGATCATTGAGTTCAAAGGGTGAGGACAATTCAGTTTCCACAGGAGGCGTAGATGGAAAGGAAATGATGTGTCCATCAGCATCTAGTGCAGAGAATTGTTAG
- the LOC107944133 gene encoding uncharacterized protein: MRINVGLGIFVVSLLVVPVMDAVYIKGQVGLYDKFYVTVGLLALAGIGDALVQGGLIGVAGELPERYMQAIVAGSGGSDWYLKESLLFSIVLVCDLRFPVPTRASANSRVDPGLTPFLVEKHSFSPELAVKTASSLTYVKDPRKCDTIISFLKESGFSKSHIEAVVKRKPNLLYSSLEKTIKPKFKIFQDLGFSTHDVADIVASDPWILTRSVDDRIAPSISDLKTVLGSNDDVVKLLKTSAWFLKSDLQKTMMPNIEFLRNCGICSSQIVSYVFSFPRFFLLKPESIKQFVERADALGFDRKSNMFLAAIRMLSSMSEENWELKLKLFRKLGFSEDDIMSTFRRTPQVFAVSERKIKQVTDFLLNRTNVGISFIISHPMVLICSLERRLKPRLLVIETLESKNSLRRKVSITTIYKMPDKKFREKYVVPYLKELEEVSMSIVGT; this comes from the exons ATGCGGATCAATGTTGGTTTGGGCATTTTCGTGGTTTCCCTGCTCGTCGTGCCTGTTATGGATGCGGTTTATATTAAGGGTCAGGTCGgattgtatgacaaattctacgTCACGGTCGGTCTTCTCGCTCTGGCGGGTATAGGCGATGCGCTTGTTCAAGGTGGGCTCATTGGAGTGGCTGGGGAATTGCCTGAACGCTACATGCAGGCTATCGTTGCGGGATCCGGCGGTTCTG ATTGGTACTTAAAGGAGTCATTG CTGTTTAGTATTGTTCTGGTCTGTGACCTCCGGTTTCCGGTACCAACAAGGGCCTCGGCTAACTCCAGAGTTGACCCAGGTCTAACTCCATTTTTGGTTGAGAAACACAGCTTTTCCCCTGAACTTGCCGTCAAGACTGCATCTTCCCTAACCTATGTGAAGGATCCTCGTAAGTGTGATACTATAATTTCCTTCTTGAAAGAAAGCGGTTTCTCTAAATCCCATATTGAAGCAGTGGTCAAAAGAAAGCCTAACCTTCTATATTCTAGTCTTGAGAAAACCATTAAACCCAAGTTCAAGATTTTCCAGGATTTAGGATTTTCCACACATGATGTTGCTGATATTGTAGCTAGTGATCCCTGGATTTTGACTAGAAGCGTGGATGATAGGATTGCACCTTCTATTTCCGATTTAAAGACTGTTTTAGGATCGAATGATGATGTTGTTAAGTTATTGAAAACTTCTGCTTGGTTTCTCAAATCTGATTTGCAAAAGACTATGATGCCTAATATAGAGTTCTTGAGAAATTGCGGGATTTGTTCATCGCAAATTGTTTCATATGTGTTCAGCTTTCCTAGATTTTTCTTGCTTAAACCTGAGAGCATTAAGCAGTTTGTTGAAAGGGCGGATGCCTTGGGGTTCGATAGGAAGTCAAATATGTTTCTTGCTGCTATTAGGATGTTGAGTTCAATGAGTGAAGAGAATTGGGAACTCAAATTGAAGCTTTTTAGGAAATTGGGTTTCTCTGAAGATGATATCATGTCTACTTTTAGGAGGACACCACAGGTGTTTGCTGTATCTGAAAGGAAGATTAAGCAAGTCACTGACTTTTTGCTTAATAGAACGAATGTAGGTATTTCATTTATAATAAGCCACCCAATGGTGCTTATTTGCAGCCTTGAGCGTAGGCTGAAGCCTCGGTTACTGGTTATTGAGACTCTGGAAAGTAAGAATTCGCTAAGAAGGAAAGTTAGCATAACTACAATTTATAAGATGCCTGACAAGAAGTTCAGAGAGAAATACGTTGTTCCTTACTTAAAAGAGCTCGAGGAAGTATCCATGTCTATTGTGGGCacttaa